A stretch of the Streptomyces sp. NBC_00078 genome encodes the following:
- a CDS encoding long-chain fatty acid--CoA ligase, which translates to MRDFALAPPTVSALTGGLADSIFDTAALNPTLPLLARRRAPSSAAWEEVTAVEVRDEVVELAKGLIASGVSPGTRVAIMARTRYEWTVLSYALWAVGAEVVPIYPTSSRDQVEWILRDAGCVAVLVEDEQAVMTVGSVCGALPLLRHVWQLDAGALDDVVARGRFIPIATVDSLRRIVLPDSTAAITYTSGTTGHPLGCALSHRNLAHPAHTLLAGWGHTVVPPGGQQASVLAFLPFSHVYGLMVQSLCIRGGMMMGHEPDLSEEALSAALRSFRPTYVCAVPSLFERIYKNFLRAAQEAGRGALFERAADTARDFAAALERHRLGGGSGPGFDLRLQHALFERTVYRKLRAALGGRVCRASSGGSTLSRELSLFFEGIGIYVNDGYGLTEVGGGVTAQPLGREMSGTVGQALPGTDIRVADDGEILVRGPSVFQGYINNDEATRAALRGGWLATGDLGRLDPEGYLTITGRKKDIIVTSGGKSVAPAALEQRLRMHPLIHQAVVVGDNRPCVGALITLDPQFLAYWRGSLALQSDSPSREAREDNALREEIGRAVAAANSAVSRSESIRVFRVLAEQFDMSNGLLTPSMKLRRDAIVRHYAFEIDAMYQARTRAGRQTVPDELAGWDDADNVFR; encoded by the coding sequence ATGCGCGACTTCGCCCTCGCTCCCCCCACCGTCTCCGCCCTGACCGGCGGGCTGGCCGACAGCATCTTCGACACGGCAGCCCTGAACCCCACTCTCCCGTTGCTCGCGCGCCGGCGCGCCCCCTCCTCCGCCGCCTGGGAGGAGGTCACCGCCGTGGAAGTGCGCGACGAGGTCGTGGAGCTGGCGAAGGGACTGATCGCGTCCGGCGTTTCACCGGGCACCCGCGTGGCGATCATGGCGCGTACCCGTTACGAGTGGACGGTGCTCTCCTACGCCCTGTGGGCGGTGGGCGCCGAGGTAGTCCCGATCTATCCGACGTCCTCGCGCGACCAGGTGGAGTGGATCCTGAGGGACGCCGGCTGCGTGGCGGTGCTGGTGGAGGACGAGCAGGCGGTGATGACGGTCGGCTCCGTGTGCGGGGCGTTGCCGCTGCTGCGCCACGTCTGGCAGTTGGACGCGGGGGCGCTGGACGATGTGGTGGCGCGGGGCAGGTTCATCCCGATCGCCACGGTCGACTCGCTGCGCCGTATCGTGCTGCCGGACTCCACCGCCGCCATCACCTACACCTCCGGCACGACCGGTCATCCCCTGGGCTGCGCGCTGAGCCACCGCAACCTGGCGCACCCCGCCCACACGCTGCTCGCGGGCTGGGGACACACGGTGGTGCCGCCCGGCGGGCAACAGGCGTCGGTCCTTGCCTTCCTGCCGTTCTCTCATGTGTACGGCCTCATGGTGCAGAGCCTGTGCATCCGCGGCGGGATGATGATGGGCCACGAGCCGGACCTGAGCGAGGAGGCGCTGTCGGCAGCGCTGCGTTCCTTCCGTCCCACCTATGTCTGCGCCGTCCCCTCCCTCTTCGAGCGGATCTACAAGAACTTTCTGCGCGCCGCCCAGGAGGCGGGCCGCGGTGCCCTGTTCGAACGGGCCGCGGACACGGCGCGGGATTTCGCCGCGGCCCTCGAACGGCACCGACTGGGCGGCGGTTCGGGTCCCGGCTTCGATCTCCGCCTGCAGCACGCCCTGTTCGAGCGCACGGTGTACCGCAAGCTGCGCGCCGCGCTCGGCGGCCGGGTGTGCCGGGCGTCGTCCGGCGGCTCGACCCTCAGCCGCGAACTGTCCCTCTTCTTCGAGGGGATCGGCATCTACGTCAACGACGGGTACGGACTCACCGAGGTCGGCGGCGGTGTCACCGCACAGCCGCTGGGCCGGGAGATGTCGGGGACGGTCGGGCAGGCCCTGCCGGGCACGGACATCAGGGTGGCCGACGACGGCGAGATCCTGGTGCGCGGGCCGTCGGTGTTCCAGGGCTACATCAACAACGACGAGGCGACGCGGGCCGCGCTGCGCGGCGGCTGGCTGGCCACCGGGGACCTGGGGCGGCTGGACCCCGAGGGCTATCTGACGATCACCGGCCGCAAGAAGGACATCATCGTCACCAGCGGCGGCAAGAGCGTCGCCCCGGCCGCACTGGAACAGCGCCTGAGAATGCACCCGCTGATCCATCAGGCGGTCGTCGTGGGCGACAACCGGCCCTGTGTGGGGGCCCTGATCACCCTCGACCCGCAGTTTCTGGCGTACTGGCGCGGTTCGCTGGCGCTGCAGAGCGACTCGCCGAGCCGGGAGGCCCGCGAGGACAACGCGCTGCGGGAGGAGATCGGACGGGCTGTTGCCGCCGCCAACAGCGCGGTGTCGCGCTCGGAGTCGATCCGGGTCTTCCGCGTCCTGGCGGAGCAGTTCGACATGTCCAACGGGCTGCTCACGCCGTCCATGAAGCTGCGCCGGGACGCGATCGTGCGGCACTACGCGTTCGAGATCGACGCGATGTACCAGGCACGCACGCGCGCTGGGCGGCAGACCGTGCCGGACGAACTGGCGGGCTGGGACGACGCGGACAACGTGTTCCGGTGA
- a CDS encoding anti-sigma regulatory factor: MPTEPYEDMTFAPGEIPERVTRFPGELRNVTDARLDAEQFLDDLAEVTPPATPEHWDDILLAVTELAANAIQYAPGPFELRMRRTVDGVHVVMADTSSVPPAPRPFRPDGGGGGVGWHLLHALCSQISVTTNDKGKGIHVFLPW; the protein is encoded by the coding sequence ATGCCGACCGAGCCGTATGAGGACATGACGTTCGCTCCCGGGGAGATCCCCGAGCGAGTCACTCGCTTCCCCGGCGAGTTGCGCAACGTGACAGACGCCCGCCTGGACGCGGAGCAGTTTCTCGACGATCTCGCGGAGGTGACACCTCCGGCGACACCGGAGCACTGGGACGACATTCTCCTGGCCGTCACGGAACTCGCCGCCAATGCGATCCAGTACGCGCCGGGACCCTTCGAGCTGAGGATGCGCAGGACCGTCGACGGCGTCCATGTGGTCATGGCCGACACGAGTTCCGTCCCGCCGGCACCGCGCCCCTTCCGCCCCGACGGAGGCGGCGGCGGGGTCGGCTGGCATCTCCTGCACGCGCTGTGCAGCCAGATCAGTGTCACCACGAACGACAAGGGGAAGGGCATTCACGTCTTCCTGCCCTGGTGA
- a CDS encoding ATP-binding protein — protein sequence MSRLGRTRVTVQVTTAAAARAHARSVVREQWEPAIGTACEEDVIDLLLVVSELVTNAIRHGDGLAGFDVTPTSDGVWISVQDNSDVVPDTAYGSGALPVAHHGHGYGWPLIIRLAREITIEKRRGGGKTIGLLVPLRPADRHRRTAEQPA from the coding sequence GTGAGCCGGCTCGGCAGGACACGGGTCACGGTCCAGGTGACGACCGCCGCGGCGGCACGCGCACATGCGCGGTCGGTCGTCCGGGAGCAGTGGGAGCCGGCCATCGGCACGGCATGCGAGGAAGACGTCATCGATCTGCTGCTCGTCGTGTCCGAACTCGTCACCAACGCGATCCGGCACGGCGACGGACTCGCCGGGTTCGACGTCACTCCCACCTCCGACGGAGTTTGGATCTCCGTCCAGGACAACAGCGACGTGGTGCCGGACACGGCGTACGGATCCGGCGCCCTGCCGGTGGCGCACCACGGCCACGGGTACGGCTGGCCGCTGATCATCCGTCTGGCACGGGAGATCACCATCGAGAAGCGGCGTGGCGGCGGAAAGACGATCGGCCTGCTGGTGCCGCTGCGTCCCGCGGACCGGCACCGGCGGACTGCCGAGCAGCCGGCCTGA